The sequence ACTGGGTCGTCCTAGCGATCTATTCATTCGCCTTAATACAGTTCGTTTCATATGCGGGACCGAACGTCAGGGCTATAGTCTCCCAGGTCAACCTCCCCGAGGATAGGGGGACTGTATTTGGCCTCTTCAACATTCTCGACAACGTCGGCAAGGCGACAGGTCCACTGTTTGGAGGCTTCCTGATAGAGCTCTTAATGAACATGGGGTACTCAAAGGCCTTGGCATATCAGTACACACTTCTCATAGGTGCCTTGTTCTGGATTCCCTGTGCTGTAGTGTGGCTATGGATAAAGAAGAGCTACCCGGAAGACAGGGACAAGGTAAAGGAGATACTAAAGAAGAGGGCAGAGGAGCTAAAGAGAACTTAAGCCATATTTTTCGACCAACTCCTCTTTTATTCCCTTTTTCTGTGCAATTTCTCCATATACGTAAGCACTTTTTCTGGGCTTCCTTTCAAAGGTTTCGTAGTCGATCTCTATAAGTCCAAACCTCGGCTCAAAGCCCTCTCTCCACTCGTAGTTGTCCATCAGAGACCAGTAGAAGTAGCCGTTAACGTCATAGCCATCCTCTATGGCCTTGTAGACGTACTGGAGGTGCTGAATTATGAACTCAACCCGCCACTCGTCGTCGAGGGTCGCTATTCCGTTCTCCGTTATGTACATTGGCTTTCCGTACCGGGAAACAGCTTTAATTGCTTTGTAAATACCCTCTGGATAGACGCTCCACCCCATCTGAGTCTTTCTTTCACTTAAGTCTGCCAGTTTTGCGTCAAAAAAGAACTTAAGTGGGTTCCAACTGTGCTTTACCTCGCTGGCGGTGTAGTAGTTTATGCCGATGAAGTCCGCATCGCTCTCGGGGACTTTGTAGGACTTAAAAGCCCCCTTATACCTTCCACTCCAAATTGCATCGAGGAAGCTCCAGTTGAAAAGGTAGTCTGCCTTTTGAGCGGCTTTTTTGTCTCTCTCACTTTCACTCGCTGGTAACATTATGGGGATGTTTTTAACAATTCCTACATCGAACTTGCCACGAAGTGTGTCATATGCCAAGGCATGGGCCTTAAGGAGGTTTGAGGCAACTCTAAAGGCCTTGAACGGGCTCTTAACGAAGGGTGGCCAATAGGCAGTGAGGTAGCCCATCATGACGTAGACCATCGGCTCGTTGAAGGTTGCGACGATTTTGACGCCTTTGAGAAGGTCTGCGGCTTTATCAACGTATTGCTCCCAGTACTTGAGGTTCTCCTCCCTAGCGAAGCCCCCCTTCTTCATGAACCACAGAGGAGAGGTGAAGTGGTGGAGTGTGACGTTTGGAGTTATGCCCTTCTCAAGCAGGAGATCGATAATCTCGCGGTAGCGGTTAAAGGCTTCTTCATTGAAATTTCCTTCCTCAGGGAAGAGTCTGCTCCACTCTATGGAAAAGCGGTAGGCATTGTAGCCAAGCTCTGCCATGAGGTTTATATCCTCTTTATAAAGTTCCCAGTGGTTGCATGCCTTACCGGACTTGTAGGGGAGCTTCCCTATTTGCTCGTAATACCACCAATCGTTCCACTTATTGTTCCCTTCAATTTGATGGGCAGCTGTAGCAGTTCCGAAAAGAAAATACTCTGGGAACTTTATTTTCATAGATGTCACCAAAAAATTAATACCTTCCAAAACTTAATAGTCTTACGGGGATAGAATGAGGGAGCTTCGGTATAACCCCATTTTAGGACAGTGGGTGATGGTTTCAGCAGTAAGAAAAAACCGCCCTTGGAGGCCAAAAAACTTTTGTCCCTTCTGTCCGGGAAGTGAGGAGACAGGCTATGGCTGGGAAGTTCTTCTTTTACCGAACAGGTTTTCTGTGCTCTCTTTTGATGCGCCGAAACTTGAAAAAGAGGGCTTTTACAAAAAAGCCAGAGCTATTGGCCAGTGCAGTGTCATAGTGGAAACCCCAGAGCACGACTTAAATGACCTCGACGAACTTTCCCTTGAGCAGATGACTAAGGTTGTTAATCTCTGGAAAGAGGCTACCCGAGAGTTAAAAGAAAATCCCCACGTGAGCTACGTAGCAATATTTAGAAACAAGGGTGAGGAGATAGGGGTCAGCCTGACTCATCCTCACGGGCAGCTTTACGCTCTTCCGTTCATCCCACTGAAAGTTAGAATTAAACTCAGCAATGCCCGTGAGCACTACAAGCGCCATGGCGAGTGCCTTTTCTGCAGGGTACTTGAGGAGGAGCTGAAAGGGGAGAGAGTAATCTACGAGAACGAGAGTTTTGTGCTCTTCATGCCCTTCTTCGCAAACTGGCCCTATGAGGTTCACATATATCCAAAAAGGCATGTTCAATGGCTCACTCAGCTAAACGAAGAAGAAACCACGGACTTGGCCGACATCATGAGGGTGGCCACGGGAACTCTCAACAGCCTCTTTGACAGGCAGATGCCTTATGTAATGAACATTTACCAGGCGCCGTTCAAGGGAAGCTACCCCTTCTACCATCTCCATATTGAATTCTATCCCCTCCTGAGGGACAGGGACAAAATAAAGTACGCCGCAGGGATAGAGATGGGCGCATGGGAGTTCACCTATGATGGAATCCCTGAGGAAAATGCTAAAAAGCTTAAGGAAGCTTGTAGAAAGGTCTTCAAAGAGTTGAATGCAAGAGGAAAGTGTCCTTAGGTTTTTTTCAAAAAGCTCAGAATTGAACTCTGTTTGGGTTTGTAGTAGACGTTCTCTTGCTTTATTTCTACGCTTTCAATTTCTTCAAGCTTTGCGTTTTTTATCTCATCTGGAAGCTTAATTTCACCGTACTTGCCTCCTCCGCCGGGAATTACGATAAGCTTTTCTTTTCTGAATGCCCAGACGGCTTTGGCGACTTCTTCGCCCACTAACTCGGCAATGTTCTTTACTGGGACGTCAACTAAAACAGCAATTTCACTTCCAAACTCCCTAAGAAGTCTTTCCCATATGCTTTTTACGGCTTTGGTTTCAACTCCTTTGCCGATTACCATAGAGATTATCTCCGCGAGAGGTGCGAGGTGAAGGTAAGGAGGTCTGTCTTTTGGCCTCTCATCTGTATCGGCAAGCTCCAAAATCCTATCGTGCACTCCCTTCTTTATGATTCCCCCACACACTTCGCATCTCCAGTTTAGCCTTCTCGCGTCCTCCAGCTTGTATTTGGTGTAGCACTTTGAGCAAGCAGTTAAGTGGTATTTGCCCAAACGGGGGTCAAGACCGGCATTGAGAACTATCTTCCTTCCTCCGCGCTTTAGGATGGTTTTTCTAACCTCTTCGAAAGTTGCCTCCTGGATTTCAAAGCGGTTGAATTCTCTTCCAAGTCTGTGGGGCATTGGCGAGTGAGCATCGGAGTTGCTAAGGTATGTGAGTTTGTGGTGAGCTTTTATCCTGTCGGCCATGTAAGAATCCGCTGAAAGCCCAAGCTCGAGGAAGTGAATTTTAGCGTCGCCATAAGCCTCTTTAAGGCTGTTATATCCCTTGTAGAGGGATGTCCATGGAGTAAAAGCGTGGGCTGGGCCTATTAAGACGTCCATGTCATTGGCCAAGTCCGCTATTTCAGCGGCGCTTAGATTTACATGTGACCGTCCTTCACTTTCGATGTCTTTGGAATACGGCTTGAGTGCCTCACGCATCTCTCTTACCGCACTAAGAGAAGGAAAAATAAGGAGGTGATGCACCCTTTTGTTGTCTTCAACTTCAGCCGTGAGGAGAAATCTGACCCCTTTTATCTCGTAAGTGCCCTCATCAACTTTTTTAGCGGCTTTTAAGAGCTCTTTTTCCCAGTGGGGGTTCAAAATGTCGCCAGTTCCTACGATCCCAAGCCCCTTGAGCTTTGCGTTATCAGCCAGAATAGGGAATGCCATTAGCTTTGAAACCGCCTTAGAGTAGTGGGAGTGAATGTGTAAGTCAGCATCAACCAGCATAAGGGCACCTCAAAAGGAAAAGAGAAATCAAAGGTAACCTCTATCCTCCTCTTCATGACCTGGCTGTGGCATTTGCTGCTCGAACATTGCCCTCTGCATCTCTTGGACTTTTTTGAGGATTTCCTCTGTTTCTTTTGCCCTCTCGTCAAGGGCGCTCATGTCTATCTCTAAGTTAAGAACTTGTGCCACAACGCTTAGAACAGCCTTGGCTGCTTTTGCGTCCACGATATACCCAAGGCTTTCGCCTAAGAAGCATGCGCCCTTCATGCCTCTAAGCTTTCCAATGCCCAAAAGCAAACCTGCTGCTCCGACTATTGCCCCTCCTTCGTCTTCTCTAAAGACTACGGGTAAGTGTTTGTATTTTTCCTTTGTTTCAAGGTCAGTGAAAGCTGCCAAAACCCTTGGTTCTCCTTCAAGCTCTGGCACTTGATAACCGCCCATTGTGATTATTTCTCTCGTTCCAAACTGCTCCACGAAGTCGAGCATCTTGCCAACCACTTCAAAGTGGCCATAGCTGTCAGTTGGGGGCACTTGAGTGTCTCCCGTGATAATTATTAGGTCTCTATGCTCATCGTCTGGGCTCTTCCAGTAGTAGAACTCGTTTCTCATCAAGTCCACTGTGGAGTCCTTCTTCACTATAACCTGATGCATGAAGTGAGGAGAGTAAAGTTCGGCAAATTTCTTCGCATTAAGCTCTTGAATCAAATGCTCCGCGGCAAGTTTACCAACTAAACCAATTCCAGGCAGACCTTCGATAAATATTGGGTCGTATATATCTGGCTTTTCATAAACAACTATCATAGTTTCCTTCATTTTTTCACCCCAATGCCAAGTAATTCTCTCTTAAGCCTCCTTCTATACTCCCCATATGGATCCTCCGGGGAAAACTTTGGAGGATGAGCCGATTTTGTTTTTTCCCCACAAACAGGGCAAACCTCTTTTAAAGTGTACCTACCACATTTTGGGCATTTTCTAATTCTGAACCTCATGCCTCTCTCCTCTTTATTTTCCTTATCTTTTTCTCCTTCCTCATAAGAGAGGCCTCTCCACCGGCTTGTTTTATAACCCGAAGTATCTCCGAGGCTATCTTCTCCAAGACCTCCTCAGCCTTATAGTAGTCTGGAGCGGTGATGTCTATTCTGTATCTCGGAGCTCCCAAATAGCTGAATTTCACTTCTATTCCCTGCTCTTCATTTGCCCTATCCCTGGCTCTTATGAGGGCTTCTTTTATGATTTCGATGCCGTTAGGAATGGGAACGGTTATTTCAAACTCTGCATCTATTGTAACGGTTGGGATTTCAACATAATTCTTTATTATCTCCTCAAGAACCGGTAACCACTCATCTGGAACAAGACCCTTGAGAACCTCGATACCGTTCTGGGCGGCGTCTTCAAAGGCAGCATAAACTTCTCCATACTCCTTTTCAAGGGGCACCCAAACTTCTCTCCAAGCAGTTTCAAAGTCTTTACCAAGTTTTTCAGCTGCCATTTTTAGGAGATTCTCTGCCTTTTGAGCTCTTTTGAACTCTTGGAGCTTTGCTTTTCTTTCCTGCTGCTTGACTCTCTTAAGGCTTAGGTCTATGTGCCCCTTGCTTGGATCTACACGTATTACCTTTGCTACGACCTTTTGACCTTCTTTGAGGTAATCCCTAATATTTCTTACAAAAGTTGGAGCAACTTCACTTATGTGCATGAAACCCTCTTTTCCGGGATACTCGTCAAGTGTTAAGAATGCACCGTAGTGGTGGATGCTCTTAACGGTAGCAACAACAAACTCTCCTTCTTCCGGAAATTCTTTAGCTCTCCTCGGCATTTTCACCATCTCCCAAAAATTTTACCTAATAAAGGTAGCTGTATGAGGTTTTTAAGGTTTTGGAGAAAAATAAGAGAAAATCACTCAAGAACTTCGAGAATCTTTGCCTTTATGATTCCCTTTCCACCAGCTGGCTCAACGAGAGTTGAACCACAAACTAAGCAGCGAACCTTTGTTGCAGGGTGGCTGAAAACGATCTGCTCATTTCCACAGTCAATGCACTTAACCCTGAGGAACCTTGATCTTGGCATTGGGATGAGGTTCTTGGGCATCGCCATTTTCTCTCACCTCACACAAGCTCGAACTTCTTTACTCTAAATCCTTCTCCTCTTGTATGTGCCTTTCCGCACTCTGTGCATCTGAATCTGAGGTCAAGCTTTTTCACTGGCTTTTCTCTTCCAGTTGGATTTGGTCTTGGGAAACCCTTGTAACCTTTGAGAATTCTCCTGAATCTTCTCTGACCTGCACTAAGCTCACTTCTTGGTCTCTTCTTTACTCTTTCCACCTTGTGAACTGTGTGCTTCTTACAAAACGGACAGTATGTTCTTATCTGCTTTGGGTATTTCATTTTTCCACCTCCCAACACGCCCGGTAGGTTCCTTCACGGACACCCCCGAGCATGAGCCTATTACAGTTCGAAAACCCCTAACATAGAATCCTTTAAAACGTTTTTGGAGGGATTCAGAAAAATTTTTAAACACAAAATGTTATTAAAATTAGAGGCGAGGAGCAATGAGGCTGGAAGAGCTCCTCCACGAGATTAAGAAGCTAGAGGAAAAAGAGTTTGAGAGCTACAAAAGCTGAAGAATCAAAGGAATCAAAAATGGTGCTATGGCAGTCAAAACAAACCCATGAACAAATGCCAGAAGCGTTATTTCCGTTCCTCCAAATTTTGCAATTAAAGGAAGGGTAGTGTCCATAGTAGTTGCCCCTCCCATGACTATTGCCTTCTCTTTTGGAACCTTCCTTATCACCAGAGGATAGAAGATAATCGTCAAAA comes from Thermococcus aggregans and encodes:
- a CDS encoding proteasome assembly chaperone family protein, whose translation is MKETMIVVYEKPDIYDPIFIEGLPGIGLVGKLAAEHLIQELNAKKFAELYSPHFMHQVIVKKDSTVDLMRNEFYYWKSPDDEHRDLIIITGDTQVPPTDSYGHFEVVGKMLDFVEQFGTREIITMGGYQVPELEGEPRVLAAFTDLETKEKYKHLPVVFREDEGGAIVGAAGLLLGIGKLRGMKGACFLGESLGYIVDAKAAKAVLSVVAQVLNLEIDMSALDERAKETEEILKKVQEMQRAMFEQQMPQPGHEEEDRGYL
- a CDS encoding TIGR00375 family protein — its product is MLVDADLHIHSHYSKAVSKLMAFPILADNAKLKGLGIVGTGDILNPHWEKELLKAAKKVDEGTYEIKGVRFLLTAEVEDNKRVHHLLIFPSLSAVREMREALKPYSKDIESEGRSHVNLSAAEIADLANDMDVLIGPAHAFTPWTSLYKGYNSLKEAYGDAKIHFLELGLSADSYMADRIKAHHKLTYLSNSDAHSPMPHRLGREFNRFEIQEATFEEVRKTILKRGGRKIVLNAGLDPRLGKYHLTACSKCYTKYKLEDARRLNWRCEVCGGIIKKGVHDRILELADTDERPKDRPPYLHLAPLAEIISMVIGKGVETKAVKSIWERLLREFGSEIAVLVDVPVKNIAELVGEEVAKAVWAFRKEKLIVIPGGGGKYGEIKLPDEIKNAKLEEIESVEIKQENVYYKPKQSSILSFLKKT
- the galT gene encoding galactose-1-phosphate uridylyltransferase, whose product is MRELRYNPILGQWVMVSAVRKNRPWRPKNFCPFCPGSEETGYGWEVLLLPNRFSVLSFDAPKLEKEGFYKKARAIGQCSVIVETPEHDLNDLDELSLEQMTKVVNLWKEATRELKENPHVSYVAIFRNKGEEIGVSLTHPHGQLYALPFIPLKVRIKLSNAREHYKRHGECLFCRVLEEELKGERVIYENESFVLFMPFFANWPYEVHIYPKRHVQWLTQLNEEETTDLADIMRVATGTLNSLFDRQMPYVMNIYQAPFKGSYPFYHLHIEFYPLLRDRDKIKYAAGIEMGAWEFTYDGIPEENAKKLKEACRKVFKELNARGKCP
- a CDS encoding translation initiation factor IF-2 subunit alpha — protein: MPRRAKEFPEEGEFVVATVKSIHHYGAFLTLDEYPGKEGFMHISEVAPTFVRNIRDYLKEGQKVVAKVIRVDPSKGHIDLSLKRVKQQERKAKLQEFKRAQKAENLLKMAAEKLGKDFETAWREVWVPLEKEYGEVYAAFEDAAQNGIEVLKGLVPDEWLPVLEEIIKNYVEIPTVTIDAEFEITVPIPNGIEIIKEALIRARDRANEEQGIEVKFSYLGAPRYRIDITAPDYYKAEEVLEKIASEILRVIKQAGGEASLMRKEKKIRKIKRREA
- a CDS encoding glycoside hydrolase family 1 protein produces the protein MKIKFPEYFLFGTATAAHQIEGNNKWNDWWYYEQIGKLPYKSGKACNHWELYKEDINLMAELGYNAYRFSIEWSRLFPEEGNFNEEAFNRYREIIDLLLEKGITPNVTLHHFTSPLWFMKKGGFAREENLKYWEQYVDKAADLLKGVKIVATFNEPMVYVMMGYLTAYWPPFVKSPFKAFRVASNLLKAHALAYDTLRGKFDVGIVKNIPIMLPASESERDKKAAQKADYLFNWSFLDAIWSGRYKGAFKSYKVPESDADFIGINYYTASEVKHSWNPLKFFFDAKLADLSERKTQMGWSVYPEGIYKAIKAVSRYGKPMYITENGIATLDDEWRVEFIIQHLQYVYKAIEDGYDVNGYFYWSLMDNYEWREGFEPRFGLIEIDYETFERKPRKSAYVYGEIAQKKGIKEELVEKYGLSSL
- a CDS encoding 50S ribosomal protein L44e, whose protein sequence is MKYPKQIRTYCPFCKKHTVHKVERVKKRPRSELSAGQRRFRRILKGYKGFPRPNPTGREKPVKKLDLRFRCTECGKAHTRGEGFRVKKFELV
- a CDS encoding RNA-protein complex protein Nop10, giving the protein MRFRIRKCPKCGRYTLKEVCPVCGEKTKSAHPPKFSPEDPYGEYRRRLKRELLGIGVKK
- a CDS encoding 30S ribosomal protein S27e; translation: MPKNLIPMPRSRFLRVKCIDCGNEQIVFSHPATKVRCLVCGSTLVEPAGGKGIIKAKILEVLE